Proteins found in one Drosophila busckii strain San Diego stock center, stock number 13000-0081.31 chromosome 2R, ASM1175060v1, whole genome shotgun sequence genomic segment:
- the LOC108597082 gene encoding atypical protein kinase C isoform X5: MQKMPSQILNDGSSGAGNLNNAASLLGASPNSITVKTAYNGQIIITTINKKITYEELCYEIRNICRFPIDQPFTIKWVDEENDPCTISTNMELDEAIRLYEMNYDSQLVIHVFPNVPQAPGLSCDGEDRSIYRRGARRWRKLYRVNGHIFQAKRFNRRAFCAYCQDRIWGLGRQGFKCIQCKLLVHKKCHKLVQKHCTDQPEPLVKERSEESSDPMPVPLPPLPYETVGGSGDAYESHEHAHIVAPQQAEDPLEPATQRQYSLNDFELIRVIGRGSYAKVLMVELRRTRRIYAMKVIKKALVTDDEDIDWVQTEKHVFETASNHPFLVGLHSCFQTPSRLFFVIEFVRGGDLMYHMQRQRRLPEEHARFYAAEISLALNFLHEKGIIYRDLKLDNVLLDHEGHIKLTDYGMCKEGIRPGDTTSTFCGTPNYIAPEILRGEDYGFSVDWWALGVLLYEMLAGRSPFDIAGASENPDQNTEDYLFQVILEKTIRIPRSLSVKAASVLKGFLNKNPADRLGCHRESAFMDIVNHPFFKVIDWEMLERKQVSPPFKPRLDSDRDLANFPIEFTGEPVQLTPDDDHVIDNIDQSEFEGFEYVNPLLMSLEDCV; encoded by the exons ATGCAGAAAATGCCTTCACAGATTTTAAATGATGGCAGCAGCGGTGctggcaatttaaataatgctgcCTCACTGCTCGGTGCATCGCCCAATAGCATTACAGTGAAAACTGCCTACAACGGACAGATTATAATTACAACGATCAATAAGAAAATTACGTACGAGGAGCTCTGCTATGAGATACGTAACATTTGTCGCTTTCCCATTGACCAG ccATTTACCATCAAATGGGTGGACGAGGAAAACGATCCCTGTACCATATCAACGAACATGGAGCTGGACGAAGCCATACGATTGTATGAAATGAATTACGATTCCCAACTGGTTATCCATG TATTCCCCAATGTTCCTCAAGCGCCTGGTCTATCCTGCGATGGTGAAGATC GCAGCATCTACAGACGCGGCGCTCGTCGCTGGCGCAAATTGTATCGCGTCAATGGACACATTTTCCAGGCCAAGCGCTTCAATCGC cgcGCCTTCTGTGCCTATTGCCAGGATCGCATCTGGGGACTTGGGCGACAGGGTTTCAAGTGCATACAGTGCAAGCTGTTGGTGCACAAAAAGTGTCATAAGCTAGTGCAGAAGCACTGCACCGATCAGCCCGAGCCGCTGGTCAAAGAGCGCTCGGAGGAGTCTAGCGATCCCATGCCGGTGCCTTTGCCGCCATTACCGTATGAAACAGTGGGCGGCAGTGGCGATGCCTACGAGTCGCATGAGCATGCGCATATTGTGGCACCGCAGCAGGCCGAGGATCCCTTGGAGCCGGCCACACAGCGCCAGTACTCGCTGAACGACTTTGAGCTGATACGCGTCATTGGACGCGGCAGTTATGCCAAGGTTTTGATGGTGGAGCTGCGACGCACACGTCGCATTTATGCCATGAAGGTCATCAAGAAGGCGCTGGTCACCGACGACGAGGACATTGACTGGGTGCAAACGGAGAAGCATGTGTTTGAAACAGCCTCGAATCATCCCTTCCTGGTGGGCCTGCACTCCTGCTTCCAGACGCCCTCGCGTCTCTTCTTTGTCATTGAGTTTGTGCGCGGCGGCGATTTGATGTACCACATGCAACGCCAGCGACGTCTGCCCGAGGAGCACGCGCGCTTCTATGCAGCTGAGATTAGTTTGGCGCTGAACTTCCTACACGAGAAGGGCATTATCTATCGCGATCTGAAGCTGGACAATGTGCTGCTGGACCACGAGGGCCACATCAAGCTAACCGACTACGGCATGTGCAAGGAGGGCATTCGCCCAGGCGACACCACTTCCACATTCTGTGGCACACCCAACTACATAGCGCCTGAGATATTGCGCGGCGAGGACTATGGCTTCTCGGTGGATTGGTGGGCGCTGGGTGTGCTGCTCTACGAAATGCTCGCCGGACGCAGTCCATTCGACATTGCCGGCGCCTCCGAGAATCCCGATCAG AACACTGAAGATTATCTGTTCCAAGTCATTCTGGAGAAGACCATACGCATACCGCGCTCGCTGAGCGTGAAGGCTGCCTCCGTATTGAAAGGTTTCCTCAACAAAAATCCCGCTGATCGCTTGGGCTGTCATCGCGAATCGGCCTTCATGGATATTGTTAATCATCCGTTCTTTAAAGTCATTGACTGGGAAATG CTCGAACGCAAACAGGTTTCGCCACCATTTAAGCCACGCTTAGACTCAGATCGCGATTTGGCCAATTTCCCTATAGAGTTCACCGGCGAACCGGTGCAACTAACACCGGACGATGA TCATGTGATTGACAACATTGATCAATCGGAGTTCGAGGGCTTTGAGTATGTGAACCCATTGCTGATGTCACTGGAGGATTGCGTCTGA
- the LOC108597082 gene encoding atypical protein kinase C isoform X4: MQKMPSQILNDGSSGAGNLNNAASLLGASPNSITVKTAYNGQIIITTINKKITYEELCYEIRNICRFPIDQPFTIKWVDEENDPCTISTNMELDEAIRLYEMNYDSQLVIHVFPNVPQAPGLSCDGEDRSIYRRGARRWRKLYRVNGHIFQAKRFNRRAFCAYCQDRIWGLGRQGFKCIQCKLLVHKKCHKLVQKHCTDQPEPLVKERSEESSDPMPVPLPPLPYETVGGSGDAYESHEHAHIVAPQQAEDPLEPATQRQYSLNDFELIRVIGRGSYAKVLMVELRRTRRIYAMKVIKKALVTDDEDIDWVQTEKHVFETASNHPFLVGLHSCFQTPSRLFFVIEFVRGGDLMYHMQRQRRLPEEHARFYAAEISLALNFLHEKGIIYRDLKLDNVLLDHEGHIKLTDYGMCKEGIRPGDTTSTFCGTPNYIAPEILRGEDYGFSVDWWALGVLLYEMLAGRSPFDIAGASENPDQNTEDYLFQVILEKTIRIPRSLSVKAASVLKGFLNKNPADRLGCHRESAFMDIVNHPFFKVIDWEMIAQKEIEPPYIPILDPDDPYMSSNFDIQFTREPAELTPDDPHVIDNIDQSEFEGFEYVNPLLMSLEDCV; encoded by the exons ATGCAGAAAATGCCTTCACAGATTTTAAATGATGGCAGCAGCGGTGctggcaatttaaataatgctgcCTCACTGCTCGGTGCATCGCCCAATAGCATTACAGTGAAAACTGCCTACAACGGACAGATTATAATTACAACGATCAATAAGAAAATTACGTACGAGGAGCTCTGCTATGAGATACGTAACATTTGTCGCTTTCCCATTGACCAG ccATTTACCATCAAATGGGTGGACGAGGAAAACGATCCCTGTACCATATCAACGAACATGGAGCTGGACGAAGCCATACGATTGTATGAAATGAATTACGATTCCCAACTGGTTATCCATG TATTCCCCAATGTTCCTCAAGCGCCTGGTCTATCCTGCGATGGTGAAGATC GCAGCATCTACAGACGCGGCGCTCGTCGCTGGCGCAAATTGTATCGCGTCAATGGACACATTTTCCAGGCCAAGCGCTTCAATCGC cgcGCCTTCTGTGCCTATTGCCAGGATCGCATCTGGGGACTTGGGCGACAGGGTTTCAAGTGCATACAGTGCAAGCTGTTGGTGCACAAAAAGTGTCATAAGCTAGTGCAGAAGCACTGCACCGATCAGCCCGAGCCGCTGGTCAAAGAGCGCTCGGAGGAGTCTAGCGATCCCATGCCGGTGCCTTTGCCGCCATTACCGTATGAAACAGTGGGCGGCAGTGGCGATGCCTACGAGTCGCATGAGCATGCGCATATTGTGGCACCGCAGCAGGCCGAGGATCCCTTGGAGCCGGCCACACAGCGCCAGTACTCGCTGAACGACTTTGAGCTGATACGCGTCATTGGACGCGGCAGTTATGCCAAGGTTTTGATGGTGGAGCTGCGACGCACACGTCGCATTTATGCCATGAAGGTCATCAAGAAGGCGCTGGTCACCGACGACGAGGACATTGACTGGGTGCAAACGGAGAAGCATGTGTTTGAAACAGCCTCGAATCATCCCTTCCTGGTGGGCCTGCACTCCTGCTTCCAGACGCCCTCGCGTCTCTTCTTTGTCATTGAGTTTGTGCGCGGCGGCGATTTGATGTACCACATGCAACGCCAGCGACGTCTGCCCGAGGAGCACGCGCGCTTCTATGCAGCTGAGATTAGTTTGGCGCTGAACTTCCTACACGAGAAGGGCATTATCTATCGCGATCTGAAGCTGGACAATGTGCTGCTGGACCACGAGGGCCACATCAAGCTAACCGACTACGGCATGTGCAAGGAGGGCATTCGCCCAGGCGACACCACTTCCACATTCTGTGGCACACCCAACTACATAGCGCCTGAGATATTGCGCGGCGAGGACTATGGCTTCTCGGTGGATTGGTGGGCGCTGGGTGTGCTGCTCTACGAAATGCTCGCCGGACGCAGTCCATTCGACATTGCCGGCGCCTCCGAGAATCCCGATCAG AACACTGAAGATTATCTGTTCCAAGTCATTCTGGAGAAGACCATACGCATACCGCGCTCGCTGAGCGTGAAGGCTGCCTCCGTATTGAAAGGTTTCCTCAACAAAAATCCCGCTGATCGCTTGGGCTGTCATCGCGAATCGGCCTTCATGGATATTGTTAATCATCCGTTCTTTAAAGTCATTGACTGGGAAATG ATTGCTCAAAAGGAGATCGAGCCACCTTATATACCTATACTGGATCCTGACGATCCTTATATGTCATCAAATTTTGACATTCAATTCACCAGAGAGCCGGCTGAATTGACGCCCGATGATCC TCATGTGATTGACAACATTGATCAATCGGAGTTCGAGGGCTTTGAGTATGTGAACCCATTGCTGATGTCACTGGAGGATTGCGTCTGA
- the LOC108597082 gene encoding atypical protein kinase C isoform X3 gives MAWGYWSATTVDRGRSPRRVMQSTPLPVNLVQQEEEEEEPAPQQQQQQQQQAQQQSQQSQTCPNTPNQQGGNGGTLCYSPTCRSRCSSPCPGSPCGSITPPPPPLMTSSQQHLHQHSNKNCPAAQQLMTHLDYAARRQSLDQLDSPQSKYFDIQANQLSDIMCRGAVVSSIQSANNTLTRGVSLHSRSGSAHGSHHSHSHHGSAHGSLGCLQGGVSVGVGVGVGTGSTGSIGMMSASHIDTGDYDVPHPHPYTHHYMQTTASMTPPHATLSRPGSAGAVCTGHDSGSDSSQGCGGSIMGGMLVMGHAGHMGSLGHHSTGSGSLGRCSSRCHNTTTTDDSGGGSSGGGGGVGAGNNVMIGAPGMLMDYHHVHHSGSAGSGLNGCGAGGGSIAGGSIGGRNSVLGTIHNGHGHHHQQYHHECIHYERLPIPVPIPTVPMGVAQQQQHQMPPQHQLQSEEEIEPAYATVFPNVPQAPGLSCDGEDRSIYRRGARRWRKLYRVNGHIFQAKRFNRRAFCAYCQDRIWGLGRQGFKCIQCKLLVHKKCHKLVQKHCTDQPEPLVKERSEESSDPMPVPLPPLPYETVGGSGDAYESHEHAHIVAPQQAEDPLEPATQRQYSLNDFELIRVIGRGSYAKVLMVELRRTRRIYAMKVIKKALVTDDEDIDWVQTEKHVFETASNHPFLVGLHSCFQTPSRLFFVIEFVRGGDLMYHMQRQRRLPEEHARFYAAEISLALNFLHEKGIIYRDLKLDNVLLDHEGHIKLTDYGMCKEGIRPGDTTSTFCGTPNYIAPEILRGEDYGFSVDWWALGVLLYEMLAGRSPFDIAGASENPDQNTEDYLFQVILEKTIRIPRSLSVKAASVLKGFLNKNPADRLGCHRESAFMDIVNHPFFKVIDWEMLERKQVSPPFKPRLDSDRDLANFPIEFTGEPVQLTPDDDHVIDNIDQSEFEGFEYVNPLLMSLEDCV, from the exons atggccTGGGGCTATTGGTCTGCCACTACAGTGGATCGTGGTCGGTCGCCGCGACGCGTAATGCAGAGCACGCCGCTGCCAGTTAATTTGGTgcagcaggaggaggaggaggaggagccagcaccacagcagcagcagcagcagcagcaacaggcgcagcagcagtcgcagcaatCCCAGACTTGTCCCAATACGCCCAATCAGCAGGGCGGCAATGGCGGCACACTCTGCTATAGTCCCACTTGCCGTTCGCGTTGCTCCAGTCCTTGTCCGGGTTCGCCATGTGGCTCCATaacgccgccaccgccgccgctgaTGACGTCATCGCAGCAGCATCTGCATCAGCATTCCAACAAGAACTGCCCGGCGGCGCAGCAGCTAATGACGCACTTGGACTACGCGGCCAGGCGACAGTCCTTGGACCAGCTGGACAGTCCGCAG TCCAAGTACTTTGACATACAGGCCAACCAGCTGTCGGACATCATGTGTCGCGGCGCCGTCGTCAGCTCCATACAGTCGGCCAACAATACGCTCACCAGAGGCGTCTCGCTGCATAGCCGCAGTGGCAGCGCTCATGGCAGCCATCATAGTCACAGTCATCATGGCAGCGCGCACGGCTCGCTCGGCTGTCTGCAGGGCGGAGTaagtgtgggcgtgggcgtgggcgtgggcacAGGCAGCACGGGCAGCATTGGCATGATGTCGGCCAGCCATATTGATACGGGCGATTATGATGTGCCGCATCCGCATCCATATACGCATCATTATATGCAGACGACAGCTTCGATGACGCCGCCGCATGCAACGCTTAGCAGGCCAGGATCGGCGGGCGCTGTGTGCACGGGTCATGACTCCGGCTCGGATTCTAGCCAGGGCTGCGGCGGTTCCATCATGGGTGGCATGCTGGTAATGGGCCATGCCGGCCATATGGGCAGTCTGGGTCATCATAGCACGGGCAGCGGCTCGCTGGGCCGCTGCTCCAGTCGTTGCcacaacaccaccaccactgaCGACTcgggcggcggcagcagcggcggcggtggtggcgtCGGCGCTGGCAACAATGTTATGATCGGTGCTCCGGGCATGCTCATGGATTACCATCATGTTCATCATAGCGGTAGTGCGGGCAGCGGTCTCAATGGTTGCGGTGCTGGCGGTGGCAGCATTGCTGGTGGCAGCATCGGTGGACGCAACAGCGTTCTCGGCACTATACACAATGGCCACgggcatcatcatcagcaataTCATCACGAGTGCATCCACTACGAACGCTTGCCCATACCTGTGCCCATTCCCACAGTGCCCATGGGCGTggcccagcaacagcagcaccaaatGCCGCCTCAGCATCAGCTGCAGTCCGAGGAGGAAATAGAGCCGGCCTATGCTACAG TATTCCCCAATGTTCCTCAAGCGCCTGGTCTATCCTGCGATGGTGAAGATC GCAGCATCTACAGACGCGGCGCTCGTCGCTGGCGCAAATTGTATCGCGTCAATGGACACATTTTCCAGGCCAAGCGCTTCAATCGC cgcGCCTTCTGTGCCTATTGCCAGGATCGCATCTGGGGACTTGGGCGACAGGGTTTCAAGTGCATACAGTGCAAGCTGTTGGTGCACAAAAAGTGTCATAAGCTAGTGCAGAAGCACTGCACCGATCAGCCCGAGCCGCTGGTCAAAGAGCGCTCGGAGGAGTCTAGCGATCCCATGCCGGTGCCTTTGCCGCCATTACCGTATGAAACAGTGGGCGGCAGTGGCGATGCCTACGAGTCGCATGAGCATGCGCATATTGTGGCACCGCAGCAGGCCGAGGATCCCTTGGAGCCGGCCACACAGCGCCAGTACTCGCTGAACGACTTTGAGCTGATACGCGTCATTGGACGCGGCAGTTATGCCAAGGTTTTGATGGTGGAGCTGCGACGCACACGTCGCATTTATGCCATGAAGGTCATCAAGAAGGCGCTGGTCACCGACGACGAGGACATTGACTGGGTGCAAACGGAGAAGCATGTGTTTGAAACAGCCTCGAATCATCCCTTCCTGGTGGGCCTGCACTCCTGCTTCCAGACGCCCTCGCGTCTCTTCTTTGTCATTGAGTTTGTGCGCGGCGGCGATTTGATGTACCACATGCAACGCCAGCGACGTCTGCCCGAGGAGCACGCGCGCTTCTATGCAGCTGAGATTAGTTTGGCGCTGAACTTCCTACACGAGAAGGGCATTATCTATCGCGATCTGAAGCTGGACAATGTGCTGCTGGACCACGAGGGCCACATCAAGCTAACCGACTACGGCATGTGCAAGGAGGGCATTCGCCCAGGCGACACCACTTCCACATTCTGTGGCACACCCAACTACATAGCGCCTGAGATATTGCGCGGCGAGGACTATGGCTTCTCGGTGGATTGGTGGGCGCTGGGTGTGCTGCTCTACGAAATGCTCGCCGGACGCAGTCCATTCGACATTGCCGGCGCCTCCGAGAATCCCGATCAG AACACTGAAGATTATCTGTTCCAAGTCATTCTGGAGAAGACCATACGCATACCGCGCTCGCTGAGCGTGAAGGCTGCCTCCGTATTGAAAGGTTTCCTCAACAAAAATCCCGCTGATCGCTTGGGCTGTCATCGCGAATCGGCCTTCATGGATATTGTTAATCATCCGTTCTTTAAAGTCATTGACTGGGAAATG CTCGAACGCAAACAGGTTTCGCCACCATTTAAGCCACGCTTAGACTCAGATCGCGATTTGGCCAATTTCCCTATAGAGTTCACCGGCGAACCGGTGCAACTAACACCGGACGATGA TCATGTGATTGACAACATTGATCAATCGGAGTTCGAGGGCTTTGAGTATGTGAACCCATTGCTGATGTCACTGGAGGATTGCGTCTGA
- the LOC108597082 gene encoding atypical protein kinase C isoform X1, with amino-acid sequence MAWGYWSATTVDRGRSPRRVMQSTPLPVNLVQQEEEEEEPAPQQQQQQQQQAQQQSQQSQTCPNTPNQQGGNGGTLCYSPTCRSRCSSPCPGSPCGSITPPPPPLMTSSQQHLHQHSNKNCPAAQQLMTHLDYAARRQSLDQLDSPQVLNTSKYFDIQANQLSDIMCRGAVVSSIQSANNTLTRGVSLHSRSGSAHGSHHSHSHHGSAHGSLGCLQGGVSVGVGVGVGTGSTGSIGMMSASHIDTGDYDVPHPHPYTHHYMQTTASMTPPHATLSRPGSAGAVCTGHDSGSDSSQGCGGSIMGGMLVMGHAGHMGSLGHHSTGSGSLGRCSSRCHNTTTTDDSGGGSSGGGGGVGAGNNVMIGAPGMLMDYHHVHHSGSAGSGLNGCGAGGGSIAGGSIGGRNSVLGTIHNGHGHHHQQYHHECIHYERLPIPVPIPTVPMGVAQQQQHQMPPQHQLQSEEEIEPAYATVFPNVPQAPGLSCDGEDRSIYRRGARRWRKLYRVNGHIFQAKRFNRRAFCAYCQDRIWGLGRQGFKCIQCKLLVHKKCHKLVQKHCTDQPEPLVKERSEESSDPMPVPLPPLPYETVGGSGDAYESHEHAHIVAPQQAEDPLEPATQRQYSLNDFELIRVIGRGSYAKVLMVELRRTRRIYAMKVIKKALVTDDEDIDWVQTEKHVFETASNHPFLVGLHSCFQTPSRLFFVIEFVRGGDLMYHMQRQRRLPEEHARFYAAEISLALNFLHEKGIIYRDLKLDNVLLDHEGHIKLTDYGMCKEGIRPGDTTSTFCGTPNYIAPEILRGEDYGFSVDWWALGVLLYEMLAGRSPFDIAGASENPDQNTEDYLFQVILEKTIRIPRSLSVKAASVLKGFLNKNPADRLGCHRESAFMDIVNHPFFKVIDWEMIAQKEIEPPYIPILDPDDPYMSSNFDIQFTREPAELTPDDPHVIDNIDQSEFEGFEYVNPLLMSLEDCV; translated from the exons atggccTGGGGCTATTGGTCTGCCACTACAGTGGATCGTGGTCGGTCGCCGCGACGCGTAATGCAGAGCACGCCGCTGCCAGTTAATTTGGTgcagcaggaggaggaggaggaggagccagcaccacagcagcagcagcagcagcagcaacaggcgcagcagcagtcgcagcaatCCCAGACTTGTCCCAATACGCCCAATCAGCAGGGCGGCAATGGCGGCACACTCTGCTATAGTCCCACTTGCCGTTCGCGTTGCTCCAGTCCTTGTCCGGGTTCGCCATGTGGCTCCATaacgccgccaccgccgccgctgaTGACGTCATCGCAGCAGCATCTGCATCAGCATTCCAACAAGAACTGCCCGGCGGCGCAGCAGCTAATGACGCACTTGGACTACGCGGCCAGGCGACAGTCCTTGGACCAGCTGGACAGTCCGCAGGTACTGAACACG TCCAAGTACTTTGACATACAGGCCAACCAGCTGTCGGACATCATGTGTCGCGGCGCCGTCGTCAGCTCCATACAGTCGGCCAACAATACGCTCACCAGAGGCGTCTCGCTGCATAGCCGCAGTGGCAGCGCTCATGGCAGCCATCATAGTCACAGTCATCATGGCAGCGCGCACGGCTCGCTCGGCTGTCTGCAGGGCGGAGTaagtgtgggcgtgggcgtgggcgtgggcacAGGCAGCACGGGCAGCATTGGCATGATGTCGGCCAGCCATATTGATACGGGCGATTATGATGTGCCGCATCCGCATCCATATACGCATCATTATATGCAGACGACAGCTTCGATGACGCCGCCGCATGCAACGCTTAGCAGGCCAGGATCGGCGGGCGCTGTGTGCACGGGTCATGACTCCGGCTCGGATTCTAGCCAGGGCTGCGGCGGTTCCATCATGGGTGGCATGCTGGTAATGGGCCATGCCGGCCATATGGGCAGTCTGGGTCATCATAGCACGGGCAGCGGCTCGCTGGGCCGCTGCTCCAGTCGTTGCcacaacaccaccaccactgaCGACTcgggcggcggcagcagcggcggcggtggtggcgtCGGCGCTGGCAACAATGTTATGATCGGTGCTCCGGGCATGCTCATGGATTACCATCATGTTCATCATAGCGGTAGTGCGGGCAGCGGTCTCAATGGTTGCGGTGCTGGCGGTGGCAGCATTGCTGGTGGCAGCATCGGTGGACGCAACAGCGTTCTCGGCACTATACACAATGGCCACgggcatcatcatcagcaataTCATCACGAGTGCATCCACTACGAACGCTTGCCCATACCTGTGCCCATTCCCACAGTGCCCATGGGCGTggcccagcaacagcagcaccaaatGCCGCCTCAGCATCAGCTGCAGTCCGAGGAGGAAATAGAGCCGGCCTATGCTACAG TATTCCCCAATGTTCCTCAAGCGCCTGGTCTATCCTGCGATGGTGAAGATC GCAGCATCTACAGACGCGGCGCTCGTCGCTGGCGCAAATTGTATCGCGTCAATGGACACATTTTCCAGGCCAAGCGCTTCAATCGC cgcGCCTTCTGTGCCTATTGCCAGGATCGCATCTGGGGACTTGGGCGACAGGGTTTCAAGTGCATACAGTGCAAGCTGTTGGTGCACAAAAAGTGTCATAAGCTAGTGCAGAAGCACTGCACCGATCAGCCCGAGCCGCTGGTCAAAGAGCGCTCGGAGGAGTCTAGCGATCCCATGCCGGTGCCTTTGCCGCCATTACCGTATGAAACAGTGGGCGGCAGTGGCGATGCCTACGAGTCGCATGAGCATGCGCATATTGTGGCACCGCAGCAGGCCGAGGATCCCTTGGAGCCGGCCACACAGCGCCAGTACTCGCTGAACGACTTTGAGCTGATACGCGTCATTGGACGCGGCAGTTATGCCAAGGTTTTGATGGTGGAGCTGCGACGCACACGTCGCATTTATGCCATGAAGGTCATCAAGAAGGCGCTGGTCACCGACGACGAGGACATTGACTGGGTGCAAACGGAGAAGCATGTGTTTGAAACAGCCTCGAATCATCCCTTCCTGGTGGGCCTGCACTCCTGCTTCCAGACGCCCTCGCGTCTCTTCTTTGTCATTGAGTTTGTGCGCGGCGGCGATTTGATGTACCACATGCAACGCCAGCGACGTCTGCCCGAGGAGCACGCGCGCTTCTATGCAGCTGAGATTAGTTTGGCGCTGAACTTCCTACACGAGAAGGGCATTATCTATCGCGATCTGAAGCTGGACAATGTGCTGCTGGACCACGAGGGCCACATCAAGCTAACCGACTACGGCATGTGCAAGGAGGGCATTCGCCCAGGCGACACCACTTCCACATTCTGTGGCACACCCAACTACATAGCGCCTGAGATATTGCGCGGCGAGGACTATGGCTTCTCGGTGGATTGGTGGGCGCTGGGTGTGCTGCTCTACGAAATGCTCGCCGGACGCAGTCCATTCGACATTGCCGGCGCCTCCGAGAATCCCGATCAG AACACTGAAGATTATCTGTTCCAAGTCATTCTGGAGAAGACCATACGCATACCGCGCTCGCTGAGCGTGAAGGCTGCCTCCGTATTGAAAGGTTTCCTCAACAAAAATCCCGCTGATCGCTTGGGCTGTCATCGCGAATCGGCCTTCATGGATATTGTTAATCATCCGTTCTTTAAAGTCATTGACTGGGAAATG ATTGCTCAAAAGGAGATCGAGCCACCTTATATACCTATACTGGATCCTGACGATCCTTATATGTCATCAAATTTTGACATTCAATTCACCAGAGAGCCGGCTGAATTGACGCCCGATGATCC TCATGTGATTGACAACATTGATCAATCGGAGTTCGAGGGCTTTGAGTATGTGAACCCATTGCTGATGTCACTGGAGGATTGCGTCTGA